The Pseudomonadota bacterium genome has a window encoding:
- a CDS encoding SAM-dependent DNA methyltransferase: MVESFSGTAAFIWSVADLLRGDFKQSQYGRIILPFTLLRRLECVLAPTKAAVLAEYEKRKDSDLPLDAFLKKAAQLPYYNTSPMDLANLGETQVLDNLDTYIRSFSPDAREIFEHFGFHDFLEKLDEANLLYMVMQKFAGMDLSPKALNNHHMGLVFEELIRRFAESSNETAGEHFTPRDIVHLTTALLFTDQQGSIGPGKIVTVYDPTAGTGGFLSEGEEYIHSISEQARVTVFGQELNPESYAICKGDMLIKGHEIQNIKKGNTLDDDQLAGQRFDFMLSNPPFGVDWKKVQKTVTDEHKLKGFAGRFGPGLPRVSDGSLLFLMHLMSKMRDPKEGGSRIGIILNGSPLFTGGAGSGESEIRRYILENDLLEAIVALPTDMFYNTGIATYVWILSNRKADERKGKVQLINATDLGDKMRKSLGSKRKYLTEDNIDAIVRLYGNFEESGTCKLFPTTAFGYRRITVERPLQLAFHPKDPERLAALQADKAWARRDGNLQQAILDALPRFEEDKVLSRTTFKKWLKVHMNGEALPAPALKLLQKHLGEHDDQAEICKARGKAEPNPDLRDNENVPLGEDIHAYFKREVLPHVPNAWIDEAKKDDKDGQVGIVGYEIPFNRHFYKYVPPRPLEEIDADLDKVSREIMDLLKEVHA, encoded by the coding sequence ATGGTCGAGAGTTTCTCTGGCACTGCGGCTTTCATCTGGTCCGTCGCGGACCTGCTTAGGGGCGACTTCAAACAGTCCCAATACGGCCGCATCATTCTGCCGTTCACGCTGCTGCGTCGCCTGGAGTGCGTGCTGGCGCCTACCAAGGCTGCGGTGCTGGCGGAATACGAGAAGCGTAAGGACTCGGACCTGCCACTCGATGCCTTCCTGAAGAAGGCCGCTCAGCTGCCCTACTACAATACTTCCCCCATGGATCTGGCCAACCTGGGCGAGACCCAGGTCCTCGACAACCTGGATACCTACATCCGCAGCTTCAGCCCGGATGCGCGGGAGATCTTCGAGCATTTCGGTTTCCACGACTTCCTGGAAAAGCTGGACGAGGCGAACCTGCTCTACATGGTGATGCAGAAGTTCGCCGGCATGGACCTCAGCCCCAAGGCCCTGAACAACCACCACATGGGACTGGTGTTCGAGGAGCTGATCCGGCGCTTCGCGGAATCCTCCAACGAGACCGCCGGTGAGCACTTCACCCCGCGGGACATTGTCCACCTGACCACCGCCCTGCTGTTCACCGATCAGCAGGGCAGCATCGGCCCCGGCAAGATCGTCACCGTCTACGATCCCACCGCCGGCACCGGCGGCTTCCTGTCCGAGGGTGAGGAGTACATCCATTCCATCTCCGAGCAGGCCCGCGTCACCGTGTTCGGCCAGGAACTCAACCCCGAGTCCTACGCCATCTGCAAGGGCGACATGCTCATCAAGGGCCACGAGATCCAGAACATCAAAAAGGGCAACACCCTCGATGATGACCAACTCGCCGGCCAACGCTTCGACTTCATGCTCTCCAACCCGCCCTTCGGTGTGGACTGGAAGAAGGTGCAGAAGACGGTCACCGACGAGCACAAGCTCAAGGGCTTTGCCGGCCGCTTCGGCCCTGGCCTGCCGCGGGTGTCCGACGGCTCGCTGCTGTTCCTCATGCACCTGATGAGCAAGATGCGCGACCCGAAGGAAGGCGGCTCCCGCATCGGCATCATCCTCAACGGCTCGCCCCTTTTCACCGGCGGTGCCGGTTCCGGCGAATCCGAGATCCGGCGCTACATTCTGGAGAACGACCTGCTGGAGGCCATCGTCGCCCTGCCCACGGACATGTTCTACAACACCGGCATTGCCACCTATGTGTGGATACTCTCCAACCGCAAGGCCGACGAGCGCAAGGGCAAGGTCCAGCTCATCAACGCCACCGATCTGGGTGACAAGATGCGCAAGTCGCTCGGTTCCAAGCGCAAATACCTCACCGAAGACAACATCGACGCCATCGTGCGTCTGTACGGCAACTTCGAAGAGAGCGGCACCTGCAAGCTCTTCCCGACCACCGCCTTTGGTTATCGCCGCATCACCGTCGAACGCCCTCTGCAACTCGCCTTCCACCCCAAAGACCCCGAGCGCCTCGCCGCCCTGCAGGCCGACAAAGCCTGGGCCAGGCGGGATGGAAACCTGCAGCAGGCCATCCTCGACGCCCTGCCACGCTTCGAGGAAGACAAGGTGCTGTCACGCACCACCTTCAAAAAGTGGCTCAAGGTGCACATGAACGGGGAAGCCTTACCGGCGCCCGCCCTCAAGCTGCTGCAGAAGCACCTGGGCGAGCACGACGACCAGGCCGAGATCTGCAAGGCCAGAGGTAAGGCCGAACCCAACCCCGACCTGCGCGACAATGAGAACGTCCCGCTGGGCGAGGATATCCACGCGTATTTCAAACGCGAGGTGCTGCCCCACGTCCCCAATGCCTGGATCGACGAGGCCAAGAAGGACGACAAGGACGGCCAGGTGGGCATCGTCGGCTACGAGATCCCCTTCAACCGGCATTTCTATAAATACGTGCCACCGCGTCCGCTGGAGGAGATCGATGCGGACCTGGACAAGGTGAGCCGGGAAATCATGGATCTGCTCAAGGAAGTCCATGCCTAG
- a CDS encoding cell filamentation protein Fic, translating to MRLELETPVSFQDEIVPKGAQLAGWAALVHALGLQAPVRQPSCVSEKHIGGSQREEGGFRVFDKRYQPGDDVADQLTFALRHENIDLLILKRAFEAVPKAVLEDYVRSTPTGTHTRRAWFFYEMLTGQTLDLDDAPNATAVDALDTKAYFTGKAKLSRRHKVRDNLLGSGDWCPVIRRTEQLEAFAALGLAERAAETVGRTGQHLVTRAASFLLLADSRASFEIEGERAPRNRLERWGRAVLQAGKNELTLDEVIRLHSVLIEDKRFIFPGLRPDGVFLGERDHLGDPLPEFIGARPQDLEVLSAGMLAANNRMRDDGLDPILQAAATAFGFIYVHPFQDGNGRVHRCLIHHVLAERKYTPPGMVFPVSSVMLDRIDDYRRTLQAHSTPLMDCIEWRPTAERNVEVLNDTVDLYRYFDCTEASEFLYACVQRTVEHDLPKEIDYLRRHDEAMARIMEMIEMPDRLAQNLILFIRQNDGALSKRKREKEFSALTDEEVQGLENIVQDAFDGFDETVTKG from the coding sequence ATGCGCCTTGAATTGGAAACGCCAGTCAGCTTCCAGGACGAGATCGTTCCCAAGGGGGCGCAACTCGCCGGCTGGGCGGCGCTCGTCCATGCACTCGGTCTCCAGGCGCCCGTCCGGCAACCAAGCTGTGTTTCGGAGAAACATATCGGAGGCAGTCAGCGAGAGGAAGGTGGTTTTCGTGTCTTCGACAAGCGCTACCAGCCCGGCGACGATGTGGCCGATCAACTGACCTTCGCACTGCGCCACGAAAATATCGACCTGCTGATATTAAAGCGTGCATTTGAGGCCGTACCCAAAGCCGTCCTCGAAGACTACGTCCGCTCCACCCCAACGGGCACGCATACGCGGCGCGCCTGGTTCTTCTATGAAATGCTGACCGGGCAGACGCTGGACTTGGATGACGCGCCCAATGCCACGGCCGTCGATGCACTGGATACAAAAGCATATTTCACGGGAAAGGCAAAACTCTCCAGGCGTCATAAGGTTCGGGATAACCTGCTCGGCAGCGGTGACTGGTGTCCCGTCATACGCCGAACGGAGCAGCTTGAAGCTTTCGCCGCGCTGGGACTGGCGGAACGTGCTGCGGAAACCGTCGGACGTACCGGCCAGCACCTTGTCACACGAGCTGCCAGTTTCCTGCTGCTGGCTGACAGTCGGGCGAGCTTCGAGATCGAAGGCGAGCGTGCACCTCGCAACCGGTTGGAACGGTGGGGTCGGGCGGTGCTGCAGGCCGGGAAAAACGAACTCACGCTCGATGAGGTCATTCGTCTTCACAGCGTCCTGATCGAGGATAAACGGTTTATCTTTCCGGGACTGCGTCCTGATGGCGTATTCCTCGGCGAGCGCGATCACCTCGGTGATCCATTGCCGGAATTTATAGGCGCCCGTCCTCAGGATCTGGAAGTCTTGTCTGCAGGTATGCTGGCCGCGAATAACCGCATGCGGGATGACGGGCTTGATCCCATCCTGCAGGCGGCGGCGACTGCCTTTGGATTTATCTACGTTCACCCATTCCAGGACGGCAACGGCCGTGTGCACCGTTGTTTGATTCATCATGTCCTGGCAGAACGCAAGTATACGCCGCCTGGTATGGTCTTCCCCGTTTCTTCTGTCATGCTGGATCGGATTGATGATTACCGCAGGACGCTGCAGGCACATTCAACACCCTTGATGGATTGCATTGAATGGCGTCCCACGGCCGAGCGAAACGTCGAAGTGCTAAATGATACCGTCGACCTTTACCGATATTTTGATTGCACAGAAGCTTCGGAATTTCTCTACGCCTGTGTCCAGCGTACGGTTGAGCACGATCTACCCAAAGAAATCGATTATCTCCGTCGGCACGATGAAGCCATGGCCAGAATCATGGAGATGATCGAGATGCCGGATCGACTGGCGCAGAACCTCATTCTGTTTATACGCCAGAATGATGGCGCACTCTCGAAGAGGAAACGCGAAAAGGAGTTCTCCGCCCTGACAGACGAGGAAGTTCAGGGATTGGAAAACATTGTTCAGGATGCCTTCGACGGTTTCGACGAAACGGTAACTAAAGGGTAA
- a CDS encoding integrase produces MHGLRHACAQDRYEELTGWKAPAAGGSTSKDLTQDQRETDRQARLTISRELGHDREAVTTAYLGR; encoded by the coding sequence ATGCATGGGTTGCGTCATGCCTGCGCCCAAGACCGCTATGAGGAACTGACTGGCTGGAAGGCTCCGGCCGCCGGCGGATCAACAAGCAAGGATCTAACCCAGGACCAACGGGAGACTGACCGCCAGGCACGGCTCACCATCAGCCGAGAGCTCGGCCATGATCGAGAAGCTGTGACCACCGCCTACTTAGGCAGGTGA
- a CDS encoding oxidative damage protection protein, which yields MARMVNCVKLEREAEGLDFPPYPGELGKRIYENVSKEGWQLWLRQQTMLINEYRLSGIDPKAREFLQTEMEKFFFGEGSTPPPEFVQPGQ from the coding sequence ATGGCGCGAATGGTGAACTGCGTAAAGCTCGAACGAGAGGCTGAGGGACTCGATTTTCCCCCCTACCCCGGTGAGCTGGGCAAGCGAATCTACGAGAACGTGTCCAAAGAGGGCTGGCAGTTATGGTTGCGTCAGCAGACCATGCTGATCAACGAATACCGGCTGTCGGGCATCGACCCCAAAGCGCGTGAGTTTCTCCAGACCGAGATGGAGAAGTTCTTCTTCGGCGAGGGTTCCACGCCGCCGCCGGAATTCGTCCAGCCGGGGCAGTGA